From Sodalis glossinidius str. 'morsitans', the proteins below share one genomic window:
- a CDS encoding hydantoinase/oxoprolinase family protein: protein MSWSLGIDVGGTHTDAVLLDAQQRIIAHSKQPTSADVMQGIDQAIAAVLAQVEVDRGAIRRAMLGTTQCTNAIVEHKGLQPVAHFRLGAPASLAVPPLTDMPADFRARLPVRLFTLAGGYQYNGEKLSALDEQAVRRQLLAVRGQVRAVSVCGIFSPVVAEQEQRVAALAREILGVKTPVSLSSEIGSIGLLERENATVLNAVLSGVVHTLTDGFRQTLARQGIIAELFFGQNDGTLMPLHQAQMFPILTIASGPTNSLRGAARLSNLQEALVVDVGGTTTDVGALCGGFPRQSAMAAEIGGVRTNFRMPDIASIGLGGGSVVTVNADGAISVGPESVGYDLPQRALVFGGDALTVTDIAVARGWADIGDAALVAHLCPAMVTRAAEHYVAMVEKCLARMNTSQNDMPVILVGGGAALLPMHLKGASEVIRPPYAGVANATGVAIAQVSGSVDTIILPGDESLESCLQRAEHQAREAAIAAGALPDTVAVIELDSLPLGYMPANAVRIRARAVGTLAPEG from the coding sequence ATGAGTTGGTCGTTGGGAATTGATGTCGGCGGCACCCATACGGATGCGGTGTTGCTTGATGCGCAGCAAAGAATTATCGCTCATAGCAAACAGCCGACCAGCGCTGATGTCATGCAGGGGATTGATCAGGCGATCGCGGCTGTGTTGGCGCAGGTTGAAGTGGATCGCGGCGCCATACGCCGGGCAATGCTCGGCACCACGCAGTGCACTAATGCTATTGTTGAACATAAAGGCTTGCAGCCGGTGGCGCATTTCCGTCTCGGCGCGCCGGCCTCGCTGGCGGTGCCGCCGTTAACCGATATGCCGGCCGATTTTCGCGCGCGTCTGCCGGTACGGCTCTTTACCCTTGCCGGCGGCTATCAATATAACGGCGAGAAATTATCGGCGTTGGATGAACAGGCCGTACGCCGGCAACTGTTGGCGGTAAGGGGGCAGGTTCGTGCCGTCTCGGTATGCGGTATATTTTCGCCCGTCGTCGCCGAGCAGGAGCAGCGGGTTGCAGCCCTGGCGCGGGAGATACTGGGGGTGAAAACACCGGTGTCCCTGTCATCTGAAATCGGTTCCATCGGTCTCCTGGAGCGGGAAAATGCCACTGTGCTTAACGCGGTGCTAAGTGGAGTGGTGCATACCCTTACCGATGGTTTTCGCCAGACGCTGGCGCGGCAGGGAATTATTGCCGAGCTGTTTTTCGGTCAAAATGACGGTACTCTGATGCCGCTGCATCAGGCGCAGATGTTCCCGATCCTGACTATCGCCTCCGGTCCGACGAATAGCCTGCGGGGCGCAGCCAGACTCTCCAATTTACAAGAGGCCCTGGTGGTCGATGTGGGCGGCACGACTACCGACGTTGGTGCTTTGTGCGGGGGATTTCCCCGGCAATCTGCCATGGCGGCTGAGATAGGCGGAGTGCGTACTAACTTCCGCATGCCGGATATTGCGTCTATCGGCCTTGGCGGCGGATCGGTGGTAACCGTTAACGCCGACGGTGCTATCAGCGTCGGACCCGAGAGCGTGGGTTATGACTTACCGCAGCGGGCGCTGGTGTTTGGCGGTGATGCCCTGACGGTCACCGATATCGCGGTGGCCCGTGGCTGGGCGGACATTGGCGATGCCGCTCTGGTTGCCCATCTGTGTCCTGCAATGGTAACCCGGGCGGCGGAACATTATGTGGCCATGGTTGAAAAATGCCTCGCGCGTATGAATACCAGCCAGAATGATATGCCGGTTATTCTGGTGGGCGGCGGCGCGGCATTACTTCCCATGCACCTCAAAGGCGCTTCTGAAGTCATACGCCCGCCCTACGCTGGCGTCGCCAACGCCACCGGTGTCGCCATTGCTCAGGTCAGCGGCAGCGTAGACACCATTATTTTACCCGGCGATGAATCTCTGGAGTCCTGCCTGCAGCGGGCG
- a CDS encoding DUF917 domain-containing protein: protein MKWLDHEAIEHISYGAAILASGGGGDPYIGKIMAQRAIAQHGPIQLVTLDELQPEALLLATGMIGSPTIMMEKLPSGQESLLACRYIAEHMGCSLSAIYPIETGGINSLLPLASACILGLPVADVDAMGRAFPEFQMTTFYLDGINASPFAVVDENANAALFEAQDSLKAEKLARAVAVKMGGSAAFAGYPVTVDQARVSGITGTLRLMWRIGVEVQQARDARRNVIETLTTLLQGIVLFRGKANRVNQRSEGGFNYGTACFVGVDDDKGSRFDVLFQNEYLLARREDQALCMTPDLIILLDEETGLPILGERLCYGMRVVALGVPANEKWRTPRGIEVCGPRYFHYLDDYTPVETLAARCSEERV, encoded by the coding sequence ATGAAATGGCTGGATCATGAAGCAATTGAGCACATCAGTTACGGCGCCGCTATTCTTGCCAGCGGCGGTGGCGGCGATCCCTATATCGGCAAAATCATGGCTCAGCGGGCCATTGCCCAACACGGCCCCATCCAATTAGTGACACTAGACGAGCTTCAGCCTGAGGCATTGCTGCTGGCGACGGGCATGATAGGTTCGCCGACAATCATGATGGAAAAGTTACCGAGCGGACAGGAATCGCTGCTGGCCTGCCGGTATATCGCTGAGCATATGGGCTGCTCTTTATCTGCCATCTACCCGATCGAAACCGGCGGTATCAATTCACTATTGCCGCTGGCCTCGGCCTGTATTCTCGGGCTGCCGGTAGCGGATGTCGACGCCATGGGCCGGGCTTTTCCCGAATTTCAAATGACCACGTTTTATCTGGATGGCATCAATGCGTCGCCGTTCGCCGTCGTGGATGAAAATGCGAATGCCGCACTGTTCGAGGCACAAGACAGTCTCAAGGCAGAGAAGCTGGCCCGCGCCGTCGCGGTGAAAATGGGCGGCTCCGCCGCCTTTGCCGGTTATCCGGTGACGGTTGACCAAGCGCGCGTTTCGGGAATTACGGGCACGTTGAGGTTGATGTGGCGCATTGGCGTCGAGGTTCAGCAGGCGCGTGATGCCCGCCGCAACGTTATTGAAACCCTGACGACGCTTTTGCAAGGCATCGTGTTGTTTCGCGGGAAAGCCAACCGGGTCAACCAGCGTAGTGAGGGCGGTTTCAACTACGGTACTGCCTGTTTTGTCGGCGTTGATGACGATAAGGGCAGCCGCTTTGACGTACTTTTTCAAAATGAATATCTCTTGGCGCGGCGAGAGGACCAGGCGCTGTGTATGACGCCGGACTTGATTATTCTTCTTGATGAAGAAACGGGGTTGCCGATTCTGGGCGAGAGGCTTTGTTACGGGATGCGTGTGGTGGCGCTCGGCGTTCCCGCTAATGAAAAATGGCGTACGCCGCGGGGAATTGAGGTGTGCGGGCCGAGGTATTTTCACTATCTGGATGACTATACGCCGGTCGAAACGCTGGCGGCCCGCTGCAGTGAGGAGCGCGTATGA
- a CDS encoding helix-turn-helix transcriptional regulator — translation MNSDCLSRDTQDSVIAPQLLMLWESSREPWGVKDLDSRYLYANHAYYDLLNINPALFTIPGRFDHELPSPVADFASHFQLHDRCTIKQQDRLCSIEIHCYGREKLIQPYFFDKYPLYHQISRECIGSIFHARKVEDVSLQKQLCGKSPGYFLFYPPEPIFTEGELDVIFFVLQNMSSKVIGRHLGLSHRTVENKLQGIYQKAGVHCLRQFSEYSRHTGFDRYVPQKFLKPLSQLLMLDAR, via the coding sequence ATGAACAGCGATTGCCTATCTCGCGATACTCAAGATAGCGTCATAGCACCGCAGCTGCTAATGCTATGGGAATCTTCCCGTGAGCCCTGGGGCGTCAAGGATCTTGATTCGCGCTATCTTTATGCCAACCATGCTTATTACGATCTGCTGAATATTAACCCAGCACTCTTCACCATTCCTGGTCGTTTCGATCATGAATTACCGTCACCGGTGGCGGATTTTGCCTCACATTTTCAACTCCACGACCGCTGCACTATCAAGCAACAGGATCGCCTCTGTTCCATCGAAATTCACTGTTACGGCCGGGAAAAGCTTATTCAACCTTATTTTTTTGATAAATATCCACTTTATCACCAGATTAGCCGAGAGTGTATCGGCTCCATTTTCCATGCGCGCAAAGTCGAGGACGTCTCGCTGCAGAAGCAGCTATGCGGTAAAAGCCCCGGCTATTTTCTGTTTTATCCGCCGGAACCGATCTTTACCGAAGGGGAATTGGACGTCATTTTTTTTGTTCTGCAAAACATGAGCAGCAAAGTCATTGGCCGTCATCTTGGCCTGTCGCACCGCACAGTGGAGAACAAGCTCCAAGGTATTTATCAGAAAGCGGGCGTACACTGTTTACGGCAGTTCAGCGAATACAGTAGGCACACCGGTTTTGACCGTTATGTGCCGCAAAAATTTCTGAAACCGCTAAGCCAGTTATTAATGCTGGATGCAAGATAG
- the dusA gene encoding tRNA dihydrouridine(20/20a) synthase DusA, producing MLENRFQQNSQPSTLISAGPITLAPGRFSVAPMLDWTDSHCRFFLRQLSRRALLYTEMVTTGALLFGKGDYLAYHDAEHPLALQLGGSEPDALARCAKLAQERGYDEINLNVGCPSDRVQNGRFGACLMAEKDRVAACIAAMREAVTLPITVKTRIGIDEQDSYAFLCEFIDTVATHGGCETFIIHARKAWLNGLSPKENREIPPLDYDRVYQLKRDFPALRLMLNGGIKTLHDAREHLQKLDGVMMGREAYQNPGILARVDSELFGDADTLPNQAAVIDVMLPYIERELSQGAALGHITRHMLGLFQGMPGARQWRRYLSEHAHRPGAGIDVVIKALSCIQH from the coding sequence ATGCTTGAAAACCGCTTTCAACAGAACAGCCAGCCGTCCACTTTAATCTCGGCAGGGCCTATAACGCTTGCACCAGGCCGATTCAGCGTTGCACCTATGCTGGATTGGACCGATAGTCATTGCCGTTTTTTTCTGCGCCAGCTAAGTCGCCGCGCGCTGTTGTACACGGAAATGGTGACCACCGGAGCTTTATTGTTTGGCAAAGGCGATTATTTGGCCTACCACGACGCGGAACACCCCCTGGCGCTGCAACTGGGCGGTAGCGAACCTGATGCGCTGGCGCGTTGTGCCAAGTTGGCACAAGAGCGAGGCTATGATGAAATCAACCTCAATGTAGGCTGCCCCTCCGATCGGGTGCAGAACGGTCGTTTCGGCGCTTGCCTGATGGCTGAAAAGGACCGGGTGGCGGCCTGTATTGCCGCTATGCGCGAGGCGGTGACGCTGCCGATTACGGTTAAAACCCGCATCGGTATTGACGAGCAGGACAGCTACGCGTTTTTGTGTGAATTTATCGATACCGTCGCCACGCACGGCGGATGCGAAACATTCATAATTCACGCCCGTAAGGCATGGCTCAATGGCCTGAGCCCCAAAGAGAACCGCGAAATTCCGCCGCTGGATTATGATCGCGTGTATCAGCTGAAACGGGATTTTCCCGCGCTCCGATTGATGCTTAATGGCGGGATTAAAACGCTGCACGACGCACGGGAACATTTGCAAAAGCTTGATGGTGTGATGATGGGGCGGGAAGCCTACCAAAACCCGGGCATCCTGGCGCGGGTCGACAGTGAACTGTTTGGCGATGCCGATACGTTGCCGAATCAGGCGGCAGTGATTGATGTGATGTTGCCTTATATCGAGCGCGAGCTGTCCCAAGGCGCAGCGCTGGGTCACATTACCCGTCACATGCTTGGACTGTTTCAGGGAATGCCGGGCGCCCGGCAGTGGCGCCGCTATTTGAGCGAGCACGCTCACCGACCTGGCGCAGGTATCGATGTGGTTATTAAAGCGCTATCTTGCATCCAGCATTAA
- the rcsA gene encoding transcriptional regulator RcsA → MTAFILDHCVFTRSAMRSLLNEGDLGENIYTLNDVLKLDMLCQKLTPDIVIISQRYMHMQDNDRILKALIERLPRTFFIIFIGNENIVYKAIIPIKSNVIVTSKFLAVDDFSKLLRHFSGQEKYPLAPTVKRCAPLRFSKTERQILAMWMAGENTKAICAHLNIKDKTLSSHKINIKRKTNADNKQIIYYILKIAESVTDDLYAALLNKSELVTMPP, encoded by the coding sequence ATGACAGCCTTTATCCTTGATCATTGTGTTTTTACCCGTAGCGCCATGCGATCATTATTAAATGAAGGTGATTTGGGAGAAAATATCTATACTCTCAATGATGTTTTGAAATTAGATATGCTATGCCAAAAATTAACGCCTGACATTGTCATTATCAGTCAGCGGTATATGCATATGCAGGATAATGATCGTATTCTCAAGGCATTAATCGAACGGCTGCCGCGCACGTTTTTCATCATTTTCATCGGTAACGAGAACATTGTCTATAAAGCGATTATCCCCATCAAGAGTAATGTTATCGTAACCTCCAAGTTTCTTGCCGTTGATGATTTTAGTAAACTGCTGCGCCATTTTTCCGGTCAAGAAAAGTATCCTCTTGCCCCTACGGTAAAACGATGTGCACCGCTGCGGTTCAGCAAGACTGAAAGACAAATCTTGGCCATGTGGATGGCTGGCGAGAACACGAAAGCCATCTGCGCGCACCTGAATATTAAGGATAAAACGCTGTCGTCACATAAGATTAATATAAAGCGAAAAACGAACGCCGATAATAAACAGATTATTTATTATATTCTGAAGATTGCTGAAAGCGTTACCGATGATCTTTATGCGGCTTTGTTGAATAAATCAGAACTTGTGACTATGCCCCCCTAG
- a CDS encoding metallophosphoesterase family protein has translation MMLMLGNHDVRTGAGEGFSLDPDLVNLYHDYLDKFGIKYYDNTMCIDAWFNDYHVLCLNTDLGLKDMMHLNDDSVKWLKEKLAENSYIHKPIFIVTHQAFNDSHWRAGLYGGFGDQDGMLKKLFSDYPQIVMLNGHIHNGFSVIEFIQRPYGKLRLC, from the coding sequence ATGATGCTTATGTTGGGGAATCACGATGTACGAACAGGTGCCGGAGAAGGTTTTTCTTTAGACCCGGATTTGGTTAACTTATATCATGACTATTTGGATAAATTCGGCATCAAGTATTATGATAATACTATGTGTATTGATGCTTGGTTTAATGACTATCACGTCTTGTGTTTGAATACCGATCTCGGCCTTAAAGACATGATGCATTTGAATGATGATTCAGTAAAATGGTTGAAGGAAAAACTGGCTGAAAACAGCTATATCCATAAACCCATTTTTATAGTCACGCACCAAGCTTTTAACGATTCGCATTGGCGAGCGGGCCTATATGGCGGTTTTGGCGATCAAGATGGAATGTTAAAGAAATTGTTTAGCGATTATCCGCAAATTGTCATGCTTAACGGTCATATACACAATGGCTTTAGCGTGATTGAATTTATTCAACGGCCTTATGGCAAGCTAAGGCTTTGTTGA
- the zur gene encoding zinc uptake transcriptional repressor Zur, with product MKTTTENPLLSQAEELCEQRNVRLTPQRLEVLRLMSQQNGAISAYDLLDLLRQSEPQAKPPTVYRALDFLLEQGFVHRVESTNSFVLCHHFAEPSHASAFFICDRCGQVTEQTTQGIDEILQRMAAAAGFTLSYNVVEAHGFCPQCSEVQACQHPDACEHDHSVAIKKR from the coding sequence ATGAAAACAACGACTGAAAACCCTCTTCTCAGCCAGGCCGAAGAATTGTGCGAGCAGCGCAATGTCCGTCTGACGCCGCAACGGCTGGAAGTCCTGCGGCTGATGTCTCAACAAAATGGTGCGATAAGTGCTTATGATTTGCTGGATTTATTGCGTCAATCTGAACCGCAGGCAAAACCCCCGACCGTTTACCGTGCGCTGGATTTTTTACTTGAGCAAGGTTTTGTTCATCGCGTCGAGTCCACCAACAGCTTTGTACTGTGCCATCATTTCGCGGAACCATCCCATGCTTCCGCTTTCTTTATCTGCGACCGCTGTGGTCAGGTGACAGAGCAGACCACGCAGGGGATAGACGAAATTTTACAGCGTATGGCGGCGGCGGCCGGTTTTACTCTCTCCTATAACGTGGTAGAGGCGCATGGCTTTTGTCCACAATGTAGTGAGGTGCAGGCATGTCAACATCCTGACGCCTGTGAACATGACCACAGCGTGGCAATAAAAAAACGCTAG
- a CDS encoding CsbD family protein has translation MKEQWGKLTDDNLTVVEGKRDQLVGKIQERYGYGKGAAETEVKDWETRNKYRW, from the coding sequence ATCAAAGAACAATGGGGTAAGCTCACCGATGATAATTTGACCGTTGTGGAAGGGAAACGCGATCAATTAGTCGGCAAGATACAGGAACGTTATGGTTACGGCAAAGGAGCTGCCGAAACAGAAGTAAAAGATTGGGAAACCCGCAACAAATACCGATGGTAA
- the lexA gene encoding transcriptional repressor LexA — protein sequence MKALTTRQKEVFDLIRDHITQTGMPPTRAEIASRLGFRSPNAAEEHLKALARKGAIEIVSGASRGIRLMIEEESGLPLIGRVAAGEPLLATQHIESHYQVDPALFKPHADFLLRVSGMSMKDIGIMDGDLLAVHKTQDACNGQVVVARIDDDVTVKRLKRQGNIVELLPENSEFDPIVVDLRQQELTIEGLAVGVIRNGNWL from the coding sequence ATGAAAGCGCTAACCACCAGACAAAAAGAGGTTTTTGACCTGATCCGCGACCATATCACGCAGACCGGCATGCCCCCCACGCGTGCCGAGATTGCGTCGCGTCTGGGGTTTCGTTCGCCCAATGCGGCGGAAGAGCATTTGAAAGCGCTGGCGCGCAAGGGCGCCATTGAAATTGTCTCCGGCGCGTCGCGCGGCATTCGGCTGATGATAGAAGAAGAAAGCGGTTTGCCGCTGATTGGGCGCGTGGCCGCCGGCGAGCCTTTGCTGGCAACGCAGCACATTGAAAGCCACTATCAGGTGGATCCCGCCCTGTTTAAGCCCCATGCTGACTTCCTGCTGCGGGTAAGCGGCATGTCGATGAAGGATATCGGCATCATGGACGGTGATCTGCTGGCGGTACATAAAACGCAGGATGCCTGCAATGGCCAGGTTGTTGTGGCGCGCATTGATGATGATGTTACCGTTAAGCGGTTGAAACGCCAGGGTAACATTGTTGAACTATTACCGGAAAACAGTGAGTTTGACCCGATCGTGGTGGACCTGCGGCAGCAAGAGCTGACTATTGAAGGGCTGGCGGTTGGCGTGATACGCAACGGCAACTGGCTTTAA
- the plsB gene encoding glycerol-3-phosphate 1-O-acyltransferase PlsB, with protein sequence MSGWRRIYYTLLDLPLKLLVRSKVIPADPRAEAGLDPRQPMMYMLPYNSKADLLTLRMQCLKQGLPDPLTPLDIDGVTLPRYVFIHDGPRVLTWYAEKSQSVSLFHNYLDLHRSNPALDVQLVPVSVMFGRSPGRESQTSQPAPQLRLLNGIEKFFAVLWLGRDSFVRFSRPLSLRYMATEHGTDKSIAQKLARVARIHFARQRLVAAGPRLPVRQDLFNKLLASKAIEKAVEDEARSKKISVEKAQQNAIELMEEIAADFSYEAIRLSDRVLSWTWNRLYQGLHVRNAERVRQLAEEGHEIVYVPCHRSHMDYLLLSYVLYHQGLVPPHIAAGINLNFWPAGPIFRRLGAFFIRRTFKGNKLYSTIFREYLGELFTRGYSVEYFVEGGRSRTGRLLEPKTGTLTMTIQAMLRGGNRPITLVPIYVGYEHVMEVATYAKELRGAAKEKEGLWQMMRGLRKLRNLGQGYVNFGDPLPLATWLSQQVPQWRDSIDPIEAQRPSWLAPAVDEIAATLMVRINNAAAANAINLCSSVLLASRQRSLTRPHLLAQLACYFELLRNVPYAPDITVPDLTPEALLAHALAMNKFTVEHDTIGDIICLSRDQAVLMTYYRNNIQHLLILPSLVASIICGHPGIERAQLQQRITLLYPLLKAELFMRYSKQELSPVIDSLIAELARQGLVDAQETRLYPAQTRLHVLQLLAASVRETLQRYAITFSLLRANPQLNRGTLEKESRIMAQRLSVLHGINAPEFFDKAVFSTLVATLRAEEYISDTGDAIDEKVSEMCDILSELITPDVLGTIESASLLAHGPASAALPAD encoded by the coding sequence ATGTCAGGTTGGCGTAGAATTTATTATACGTTGTTGGATTTACCGCTAAAGTTGCTGGTAAGAAGTAAAGTTATTCCGGCCGATCCGCGCGCTGAAGCCGGCCTCGATCCCCGGCAGCCCATGATGTATATGCTGCCCTATAACTCCAAAGCGGACCTGCTCACCCTGCGTATGCAATGCCTGAAACAGGGTTTGCCCGACCCGCTGACGCCGCTTGATATCGACGGCGTCACCCTGCCGCGTTATGTATTTATTCATGACGGCCCGCGCGTGCTGACGTGGTACGCGGAAAAGTCACAGTCCGTTTCGCTGTTTCATAACTATCTCGATTTGCACCGCTCCAATCCTGCGCTGGATGTACAGTTGGTGCCGGTATCGGTCATGTTTGGCCGTTCGCCCGGCAGGGAGTCGCAAACCTCCCAGCCGGCGCCGCAGTTGCGCTTGCTGAACGGTATCGAAAAGTTCTTCGCGGTGCTGTGGCTCGGGCGCGACAGTTTCGTGCGTTTTTCGCGGCCGCTGTCGTTGCGCTATATGGCCACCGAGCACGGCACCGACAAGTCTATCGCCCAGAAACTGGCCCGGGTGGCGCGCATTCACTTCGCCCGGCAGCGGCTAGTGGCGGCGGGGCCGCGCCTACCGGTGCGCCAGGATTTGTTCAATAAGCTGCTGGCGTCTAAAGCCATTGAAAAAGCGGTGGAGGATGAGGCGCGCAGCAAGAAAATCTCGGTAGAAAAGGCGCAACAGAACGCGATTGAACTTATGGAAGAAATCGCCGCCGACTTCTCGTATGAAGCGATCCGCCTCTCCGACCGGGTTCTGAGCTGGACCTGGAACAGGCTGTATCAAGGGCTGCACGTACGCAACGCCGAACGGGTGCGTCAGCTGGCCGAAGAGGGCCATGAGATCGTCTATGTGCCTTGCCACCGCAGCCATATGGATTATCTGCTGCTTTCCTATGTGCTTTACCATCAGGGGCTGGTGCCACCACATATCGCCGCCGGCATTAACCTCAATTTCTGGCCGGCAGGGCCGATTTTCCGCCGTCTGGGTGCATTTTTTATTCGCCGCACGTTCAAAGGCAACAAGCTTTATTCCACGATTTTCCGCGAATACCTGGGCGAGTTATTCACCCGCGGCTATTCAGTGGAATATTTCGTCGAAGGCGGCCGTTCCCGTACCGGACGGCTGCTGGAGCCGAAAACCGGCACGCTGACCATGACCATCCAGGCCATGTTGCGCGGCGGCAATCGCCCTATTACGCTGGTGCCGATTTACGTCGGCTATGAACATGTGATGGAAGTGGCGACGTATGCCAAAGAATTGCGCGGCGCGGCCAAAGAGAAAGAGGGGCTTTGGCAAATGATGCGTGGATTGCGCAAGCTGCGCAATCTCGGCCAGGGTTATGTCAACTTTGGCGACCCCCTGCCCCTGGCGACCTGGCTGTCGCAGCAAGTGCCGCAGTGGCGTGATTCCATCGACCCGATAGAAGCCCAGCGCCCCAGCTGGCTGGCGCCGGCGGTGGATGAGATTGCCGCCACCCTTATGGTGCGGATTAACAACGCCGCTGCAGCCAACGCCATCAATTTGTGCTCCAGTGTGCTGCTGGCCTCGCGCCAGCGCTCGCTTACCCGCCCGCATTTGCTGGCGCAGCTGGCCTGCTATTTTGAGCTACTGCGCAATGTGCCCTATGCGCCGGACATCACGGTGCCCGATCTGACGCCGGAGGCGTTGTTAGCCCATGCGCTGGCGATGAACAAATTCACCGTCGAGCATGACACCATCGGCGATATCATCTGCTTGTCGCGCGATCAGGCCGTACTGATGACCTATTACCGCAACAATATTCAGCATCTCTTGATTCTGCCGTCGCTGGTGGCAAGTATCATTTGCGGCCATCCGGGGATCGAACGTGCTCAGTTGCAGCAGCGGATCACTCTCCTTTATCCGCTGTTAAAAGCGGAGCTGTTTATGCGGTATAGCAAGCAAGAGTTATCGCCGGTTATCGACAGCCTCATCGCCGAACTGGCGCGTCAGGGACTGGTGGACGCGCAGGAAACGCGGCTATATCCGGCGCAAACGCGTCTGCATGTTCTGCAACTGTTGGCCGCAAGTGTCAGAGAGACGCTGCAGCGGTATGCCATTACCTTTTCGTTATTACGCGCCAATCCGCAGCTTAACCGCGGAACGCTGGAAAAAGAGAGCCGCATTATGGCTCAGCGGCTATCGGTATTGCACGGCATCAACGCGCCGGAATTTTTTGATAAAGCGGTGTTTTCAACGCTGGTGGCGACGCTGCGCGCCGAGGAATATATCAGCGATACCGGCGATGCGATTGACGAAAAGGTCAGTGAGATGTGCGACATTCTCAGTGAATTGATTACTCCCGACGTGCTTGGCACCATCGAAAGCGCCAGCTTACTGGCACACGGACCGGCGAGTGCGGCACTGCCGGCGGACTAG
- the ubiA gene encoding 4-hydroxybenzoate octaprenyltransferase — translation MRIDKPIGSLLLLWPTLWALWLAGMAIPALGTLTVFILGVFFMRAAGCVINDYADRKIDGHVKRTRARPLPSGAIGEKEAKLLFGALVGISFALVLTLNSMTIALSTVALALAWVYPFMKRYTHLPQLVLGAAFGWSIPMVFTAVSESLPLSCWLLFLANITWTVAYDTQYAMVDRDDDLRIGVKSTAILFGRFDKLIIGLLQLATLLLLGVIGWQLGLGRIYYLALAGAAGLFLWQQKLIVDREREACFRAFLNNNLVGMLIFVGILLSLLSY, via the coding sequence ATGCGAATCGATAAGCCTATCGGTTCGCTGCTGCTGCTGTGGCCGACGCTATGGGCTTTGTGGCTGGCGGGTATGGCTATACCTGCGCTGGGAACGTTAACGGTGTTCATTCTGGGTGTCTTCTTCATGCGCGCCGCCGGCTGCGTGATAAACGATTATGCGGATCGAAAAATAGATGGTCATGTTAAACGCACCCGCGCCCGCCCGTTGCCCAGCGGCGCGATAGGTGAAAAAGAAGCCAAACTGTTGTTCGGCGCGCTGGTGGGGATCTCTTTTGCGCTGGTGTTGACGCTAAATAGTATGACCATCGCGTTGTCGACGGTGGCGCTGGCGTTAGCCTGGGTTTACCCCTTCATGAAGCGGTATACGCATTTGCCGCAGCTGGTGCTTGGTGCGGCGTTCGGCTGGTCGATACCGATGGTGTTTACCGCAGTAAGTGAGTCTTTACCTTTAAGCTGTTGGTTGTTGTTCCTGGCGAATATTACCTGGACGGTGGCTTACGACACCCAATATGCCATGGTGGATCGGGATGATGATCTGCGCATCGGCGTCAAATCCACCGCCATCCTGTTTGGGCGTTTCGATAAGCTTATCATTGGGTTGCTGCAATTGGCGACGCTGCTGCTGCTAGGCGTTATCGGCTGGCAGCTCGGGCTTGGCAGGATCTACTATCTGGCGCTGGCGGGCGCGGCGGGGTTGTTCCTCTGGCAACAAAAGCTTATCGTCGACCGCGAACGGGAGGCCTGCTTCCGGGCGTTTTTAAATAATAACCTCGTCGGGATGCTGATTTTTGTCGGCATTTTGCTGAGCTTACTGTCCTATTGA
- the ubiC gene encoding chorismate lyase produces the protein MQDQAIVAILDGIRWLQEPPVWPDDATRSWLTERGSMTQRLEKHCGKIRVRRYREGFVTACIEAWEAALLPDCGRFWLREVVLYGHDRPWLTARTLVPAAAEAGPAQQVLSLGDVPLGQWLFRHRPPARDVIQFGRVGTLWARRARLRLTEGQPLLLTEAFLPDCPLYISGGDAPQQ, from the coding sequence ATGCAGGATCAGGCCATAGTGGCGATACTTGACGGTATTCGCTGGCTCCAGGAGCCGCCGGTGTGGCCCGACGACGCCACGCGAAGCTGGCTGACCGAGCGCGGGTCGATGACTCAACGTCTTGAAAAGCACTGCGGGAAAATTCGCGTCCGGCGCTATCGTGAAGGGTTTGTCACCGCCTGCATCGAAGCGTGGGAGGCGGCGTTATTGCCGGATTGCGGGCGATTCTGGCTCCGGGAGGTGGTGCTGTATGGTCATGACCGTCCTTGGTTGACCGCGCGCACGTTGGTGCCCGCCGCCGCGGAGGCGGGGCCGGCGCAGCAGGTGCTGAGCCTGGGGGATGTGCCGCTGGGGCAATGGCTGTTCCGCCACCGTCCGCCGGCGCGCGACGTTATCCAATTCGGCCGGGTTGGCACGTTATGGGCGCGACGCGCCCGCCTGCGGCTTACCGAGGGGCAACCGTTGCTGCTGACGGAAGCGTTTTTACCCGACTGCCCGCTGTATATTAGCGGCGGCGATGCGCCACAACAGTAA